In Pseudoliparis swirei isolate HS2019 ecotype Mariana Trench chromosome 11, NWPU_hadal_v1, whole genome shotgun sequence, a genomic segment contains:
- the LOC130201844 gene encoding SAFB-like transcription modulator, whose translation MCHSSTVPCFVVEGLEISEFAKNQFFELPKLFTQKKMPVSTNNIISEEELTKWTYLNGLDFPRINADVDLLIGTNSSKLIEPWEVINSHANGPYAIKTLLGWMINGPLQKYSDELGSGYPAATVNRISIKNLKKAEMGDKEKDSGKKGPCTTGASGRAKSSSRDRDGKATKDEKAVCSSGNSSSSRNIWLSGLSSNTKAAVLKNLFGKYGKVLSAKVVTNARSPGSKCGLVTMSSSTEVTRCLCHLDCTQLHGKKIYVKRAKNGLYKKEDKNLDKLSEKDKDFPKKQEVRSGKSETVSSNSGQ comes from the coding sequence ATGTGTCACAGCAGTACTGTTCCATGTTTTGTTGTCGAAGGCTTGGAAATCTCTGAATTTGCCAAAAATCAGTTCTTTGAGCTTCCTAAGCTGTTCACGCAGAAGAAAATGCCAGTGTCGACAAACAATATAATTTCCGAAGAAGAATTGACCAAATGGACTTACCTGAACGGTTTAGACTTTCCTCGTATTAATGCTGATGTCGATTTGTTGATTGGCACAAACTCATCAAAGTTAATAGAACCATGGGAAGTGATCAACAGCCATGCCAATGGACCATATGCCATTAAAACCCTATTGGGGTGGATGATTAATGGCCCCCTTCAAAAATACAGTGATGAGCTGGGGAGTGGCTACCCCGCTGCCACTGTTAACCGGATTTCCATAAAAAACCTGAAGAAAGCTGAAATGGGTGACAAAGAAAAGGATTCTGGGAAGAAAGGCCCCTGCACTACTGGGGCATCAGGTCGAGCAAAGAGCTCTtcaagagacagagatggaaaAGCTACAAAAGATGAAAAGGCCGTCTGCAGTAGCGGCAACAGCAGCTCTTCGCGTAACATATGGTTAAGCGGCCTGTCTTCAAACACCAAAGCCGCTGTCCTAAAGAACCTGTTTGGCAAATATGGAAAGGTTTTGAGTGCCAAGGTGGTTACAAACGCTCGCAGTCCTGGGTCAAAGTGTGGCTTGGTGACGATGTCTTCCAGTACGGAGGTGACACGGTGCCTCTGCCACCTCGACTGTACACAGCTCCACGGAAAGAAAATCTATGTTAAAAGGGCCAAAAATGGTCTGTACAAAAAAGAAGATAAGAACTTGGATAAACTCTCAGAAAAGGACAAAGATTTTCccaagaaacaggaagtcagaagtGGAAAATCTGAGACTGTTTCATCCAACTCGGGGCAATGA
- the jmjd7 gene encoding bifunctional peptidase and (3S)-lysyl hydroxylase JMJD7 isoform X4, with protein sequence MEYVKKRVTEFSLEAHDLYLNQSVPFLEESPDPLQFYRDWIGPNKPCIIRNAFSHWPALSRWTPAYLREKVGSKVISVAVTPNGYADAVSGDRFVMPEERRMSFSSLLDILEGAPIRGAVFYVQKQCSNLLEELPELTDDLETHVSWMSAALGKLPDAVNFWLGEARAVTSMHKDHYENLYCVISGEKNFILLPPTDRPFIPYGSYQPAVYHQRDDGEFEVVDQTGSEKVPWIPLDPLDPDLDRYPEYRKARPLRCSVKAGEMLYLPSLWFHHVQQSHGCIAVNFWYDMEYDIKYNYFQLLETLSEVTGST encoded by the exons ATGGAGTATGTGAAGAAGCGCGTGACTGAGTTTTCACTGGAGGCTCACG ATCTGTACCTCAACCAATCGGTGCCCTTCCTGGAGGAGTCACCTGACCCTCTGCAGTTCTACCGCGACTGGATTGGTCCGAACAAGCCCTGTATCATCCGCAACGCCTTCAGCCATTGGCCGGCTCTGTCCAGATGGACGCCGGCCTACCTGAG GGAGAAggtagggtcaaaggtcatcagcGTGGCGGTGACCCCCAACGGCTACGCTGACGCCGTGAGCGGCGACCGCTTCGTGATGCCGGAGGAGAGACGCATGAGCTTCAGCTCCCTGCTGGACATCCTGGAGGGGGCGCCGATCAGG GGGGCCGTGTTCTACGTCCAGAAGCAGTGCTCTAACCTCCTGGAGGAACTTCCAGAGCTCACAGACGACCTGGAGACTCACGTGTCCTGGATGAGCGCCGCGCTGG GAAAGTTACCGGATGCCGTGAACTTTTGGCTCGGAGAGGCGAGAGCTGTAACTTCCA tgcacaaAGACCACTATGAGAACCTCTACTGCGTGATTTCTGGGGAGAAGAACTTCATCCTGCTGCCGCCCACCGACCGTCCCTTCATCCCCTACG GCTCCTACCAGCCGGCTGTCTACCACCAGAGGGACGACGGAGAGTTTGAGGTCGTCGATCAAACTGGCTCTGAgaag GTCCCGTGGATCCCCCTGGACCCCCTGGACCCAGACCTGGACCGATACCCCGAGTACCGGAAAGCTCGGCCGCTGCGTTGCAGCGTGAAGGCCGGAGAGATGCTGTACCTGCCGTCCCTCTGGTTCCACCACGTGCAGCAGAGCCACGGCTGCATCGCAG
- the jmjd7 gene encoding bifunctional peptidase and (3S)-lysyl hydroxylase JMJD7 isoform X3, whose amino-acid sequence MEYVKKRVTEFSLEAHDLYLNQSVPFLEESPDPLQFYRDWIGPNKPCIIRNAFSHWPALSRWTPAYLREKVGSKVISVAVTPNGYADAVSGDRFVMPEERRMSFSSLLDILEGAPIRQGAVFYVQKQCSNLLEELPELTDDLETHVSWMSAALGKLPDAVNFWLGEARAVTSMHKDHYENLYCVISGEKNFILLPPTDRPFIPYGSYQPAVYHQRDDGEFEVVDQTGSEKVPWIPLDPLDPDLDRYPEYRKARPLRCSVKAGEMLYLPSLWFHHVQQSHGCIAVNFWYDMEYDIKYNYFQLLETLSEVTGST is encoded by the exons ATGGAGTATGTGAAGAAGCGCGTGACTGAGTTTTCACTGGAGGCTCACG ATCTGTACCTCAACCAATCGGTGCCCTTCCTGGAGGAGTCACCTGACCCTCTGCAGTTCTACCGCGACTGGATTGGTCCGAACAAGCCCTGTATCATCCGCAACGCCTTCAGCCATTGGCCGGCTCTGTCCAGATGGACGCCGGCCTACCTGAG GGAGAAggtagggtcaaaggtcatcagcGTGGCGGTGACCCCCAACGGCTACGCTGACGCCGTGAGCGGCGACCGCTTCGTGATGCCGGAGGAGAGACGCATGAGCTTCAGCTCCCTGCTGGACATCCTGGAGGGGGCGCCGATCAGG CAGGGGGCCGTGTTCTACGTCCAGAAGCAGTGCTCTAACCTCCTGGAGGAACTTCCAGAGCTCACAGACGACCTGGAGACTCACGTGTCCTGGATGAGCGCCGCGCTGG GAAAGTTACCGGATGCCGTGAACTTTTGGCTCGGAGAGGCGAGAGCTGTAACTTCCA tgcacaaAGACCACTATGAGAACCTCTACTGCGTGATTTCTGGGGAGAAGAACTTCATCCTGCTGCCGCCCACCGACCGTCCCTTCATCCCCTACG GCTCCTACCAGCCGGCTGTCTACCACCAGAGGGACGACGGAGAGTTTGAGGTCGTCGATCAAACTGGCTCTGAgaag GTCCCGTGGATCCCCCTGGACCCCCTGGACCCAGACCTGGACCGATACCCCGAGTACCGGAAAGCTCGGCCGCTGCGTTGCAGCGTGAAGGCCGGAGAGATGCTGTACCTGCCGTCCCTCTGGTTCCACCACGTGCAGCAGAGCCACGGCTGCATCGCAG
- the jmjd7 gene encoding bifunctional peptidase and (3S)-lysyl hydroxylase JMJD7 isoform X5 — protein sequence MEYVKKRVTEFSLEAHDLYLNQSVPFLEESPDPLQFYRDWIGPNKPCIIRNAFSHWPALSRWTPAYLREKVGSKVISVAVTPNGYADAVSGDRFVMPEERRMSFSSLLDILEGAPIRQGAVFYVQKQCSNLLEELPELTDDLETHVSWMSAALGKLPDAVNFWLGEARAVTSMHKDHYENLYCVISGEKNFILLPPTDRPFIPYGSYQPAVYHQRDDGEFEVVDQTGSEKVPWIPLDPLDPDLDRYPEYRKARPLRCSVKAGEMLYLPSLWFHHVQQSHGCIAECWDDIDCKLRKTSAYCNSY from the exons ATGGAGTATGTGAAGAAGCGCGTGACTGAGTTTTCACTGGAGGCTCACG ATCTGTACCTCAACCAATCGGTGCCCTTCCTGGAGGAGTCACCTGACCCTCTGCAGTTCTACCGCGACTGGATTGGTCCGAACAAGCCCTGTATCATCCGCAACGCCTTCAGCCATTGGCCGGCTCTGTCCAGATGGACGCCGGCCTACCTGAG GGAGAAggtagggtcaaaggtcatcagcGTGGCGGTGACCCCCAACGGCTACGCTGACGCCGTGAGCGGCGACCGCTTCGTGATGCCGGAGGAGAGACGCATGAGCTTCAGCTCCCTGCTGGACATCCTGGAGGGGGCGCCGATCAGG CAGGGGGCCGTGTTCTACGTCCAGAAGCAGTGCTCTAACCTCCTGGAGGAACTTCCAGAGCTCACAGACGACCTGGAGACTCACGTGTCCTGGATGAGCGCCGCGCTGG GAAAGTTACCGGATGCCGTGAACTTTTGGCTCGGAGAGGCGAGAGCTGTAACTTCCA tgcacaaAGACCACTATGAGAACCTCTACTGCGTGATTTCTGGGGAGAAGAACTTCATCCTGCTGCCGCCCACCGACCGTCCCTTCATCCCCTACG GCTCCTACCAGCCGGCTGTCTACCACCAGAGGGACGACGGAGAGTTTGAGGTCGTCGATCAAACTGGCTCTGAgaag GTCCCGTGGATCCCCCTGGACCCCCTGGACCCAGACCTGGACCGATACCCCGAGTACCGGAAAGCTCGGCCGCTGCGTTGCAGCGTGAAGGCCGGAGAGATGCTGTACCTGCCGTCCCTCTGGTTCCACCACGTGCAGCAGAGCCACGGCTGCATCGCAG
- the tbpl2 gene encoding TATA box-binding protein-like 2, which translates to MDESALERYFDDSIANDYGFLGEELDPHSPAPSGTGPALSHLPVKAGEELDLSFLPDEVPDDATADSRPVALDVSQDSGIGLDHNSQDAAAEDPQQGPAPFCPMTPMTPMTPMTPVTERSGIIPMLQNIVSTVNLGCPLDLKFIALQARNAEYNPKRFAAVIMRIRDPRTTSLIFSSGKMVCTGAKSEEHSRLAARKYARVVQKLGFPARFLDFKIQNMVASCDVCFPIRLEGLVLTHQQFSSYEPELFPGLIYRMVKPRIVLLIFVSGKVVLTGAKEREEIYEAFENIYPILRGFRKQ; encoded by the exons ATGGACGAGTCGGCGCTGGAACGTTACTTCGATGACTCCATCGCTAAC gACTATGGTTTTTTGGGGGAGGAACTTGACCCccatagccccgccccctcaggaACGGGTCCAGCCCTTTCTCACCTGCCCGTGAAGGCGGGGGAGGAGCTCGACCTCAGCTTCCTCCCCGACGAAGTCCCTGATGATGCAACAG CCGACAGTCGGCCCGTCGCTCTAGACGTGTCTCAGGACAGCGGCATCGGTCTGGACCACAACTCCCAGGATGCAGCAGCAGAAGACCCCCAGCAGGGGCCGGCCCCCTTCTGCCCCATGACCCCCATGACCCCCATGACACCCATGACCCCCGTGACGGAGAGGTCAGGAATCATCCCCATGTTACA GAACATCGTTTCCACAGTGAACCTCGGGTGTCCTCTGGATCTGAAGTTCATCGCTCTGCAGGCCAGAAATGCCGAATACAACCCAAAG CGCTTCGCGGCCGTCATCATGAGGATCAGAGACCCCAGAACCACATCGCTGATCTTCAGCTCCGGAAAGATGGTCTGTACAGGAGCCAAAAg tgaGGAGCACTCCCGACTAGCAGCCAGGAAGTATGCCCGTGTGGTTCAGAAACTCGGCTTTCCGGCTCGTTTCCTGGACTTTAAGATCCAGAACATGGTGGCCAGCTGCGACGTTTGCTTCCCGATCCGGCTGGAGGGGCTGGTGCTGACCCACCAACAGTTCagcag CTATGAACCAGAACTGTTCCCGGGCCTCATCTACCGGATGGTGAAGCCTCGCATCGTGCTGCTCATCTTCGTGTCGGGGAAAGTGGTTCTGACGG GAGCCAAAGAGCGAGAGGAGATCTACGAAGCGTTTGAGAACATTTACCCGATTCTGAGAGGCTTCAGGAAGCAGTGA
- the atg14 gene encoding beclin 1-associated autophagy-related key regulator has translation MASPARLSLSPHRAASSSGGRPPRRPPAPTAAHSLPGCSAVESVDDAEGLYVAVERCPLCSTSRRRLTCARCVRAGDFVSFDGRNAERYVEKLERLKKLKKEKEQLQQRVVQDMDRKLQADHMQWKIMSCKMKIEQLKEAVAGGNEEVKSDKEVLLRSQEEAQRLQRRAGRHQDKRDKIERHNRRLGDLLERRSRELQGRLGQLASLRRDHIRELSAHIFHTAEEKQGSRDPADVVADCDPALTSSTVSELAEARRTTYLSGRWIWDDQNGETSISITGAPVTLPSNGDCSAYYSWVEEKSTNQGPELDHINPAHTISAALCYATQLVSILSDLLDVNLPKKLCNSEFCGENLSRYRFTRALNKLNTNVLHLCFSQHVDGEKLHPHHTLRNIMFLVSPDNDNLGRTGPFEVSADLEESMEFVEPEAAGPSEESGDEAVTDEETDLGTDWETVPSPRFCDIPSQSMDLSQSALQVSQPSANAGGMISSAAASVTSWFRAYTGQR, from the exons ATGGCGTCCCCTGCGCGGCTGTCGCTCAGCCCGCACCGCGCCGCCTCGTCCTCCGGCGGGAGGCCGCCCCGACGGCCGCCCGCCCCGACGGCCGCTCACTCGTTGCCGGGCTGCTCCGCGGTGGAGTCGGTGGACGACGCGGAGGGCCTGTACGTGGCGGTGGAGCGATGCCCGCTGTGCAGCACCTCGCGCCGACGGCTCACCTGCGCGCGCTGCGTGCGGGCCGGAGACTTCGTGTCCTTCGATGGGAGGAACGCGGAAAG aTACGTTGAGAAGTTGGAGCGGctgaagaagctgaagaaggaaaaggagcagctgcagcagag AGTCGTCCAGGACATGGACCGCAAGCTGCAGGCCGACCACATG CAATGGAAGATCATGTCGTGTAAGATGAAGATCGAGCAGCTGAAGGAGGCGGTCGCCGGGGGCAACGAGGAGGTGAAGAGTG ATAAGGAGGTTCTGCTGCGCTCCCAGGAGGAGGCCCAGCGGCTTCAGCGCCGCGCCGGGCGGCACCAGGACAAACGGGACAAGATCGAGCGTCACAACCGGCGGCTCGGGGACCTGCTGGAGAGACGCAGCCGGGAGCTGCAGGGCCGCCTGGGCCAGCTGGCCAGTCTGAGGCGAGACCACATCCGGGAGCTCAGCGCCCACATCTTCCACACCGCGGAGGAGAAGCAGGGCAGCAG AGACCCCGCAGATGTGGTGGCGGACTGCGACCCTGCGCTGACCTCCAGCACGGTGAGCGAGCTGGCCGAGGCCCGGAGGACCACCTACCTGTCGGGGCGCTGGATCTGGGACGACCAGAACGGAGAGACCAGCATCAGCATCACGGGAGCCCCCGTCACCCTGCCCAGCAACGGGGACTGCTCCGCCTACTACAGCTgggtggaggagaagagcaCCAATCAGGgcccag AGTTGGACCACATCAACCCGGCCCACACCATCAGCGCCGCTCTGTGCTACGCCACGCAGCTGGTCAGCATCCTGTCTGACCTCCTGGACGTCAACCTGCCCAAGAAGCTCTGCAACAG TGAGTTCTGTGGAGAGAATCTGAGCCGATACCGCTTCACCAGAGCCCTGAACAAGCTGAACACCAACGTCCTGCACCTCTGCTTCTCCCAG CATGTGGACGGGGAGAAGCTCCACCCCCATCACACCCTGAGGAACATCATGTTTCTGGTTTCCCCCGACAACGACAACCTGGGCCG AACCGGTCCCTTTGAGGTGAGCGCAGACCTGGAGGAGTCGATGGAGTTCGTGGAGCCGGAGGCGGCAGGACCGTCGGAGGAGAGCGGAGATGAGGCTGTGACAGACGAGGAGACGGACCTGGGGACGGACTGGGAGACGGTTCCCAGCCCGCGGTTCTGTGACATCCCATCACAG tcCATGGATCTTTCCCAGAGTGCATTGCAGGTGTCCCAGCCCTCAGCCAACGCTGGAGGGATGATCTCGTCTGCTGCTGCCTCGGTCACTTCCTGGTTCAGGGCTTACACCGGCCAGCGCTAG
- the LOC130201673 gene encoding complement C1q-like protein 4, with protein sequence MESRLADGLHITTALEVRLKVSEEYLETEHTAPGWGGARRPSGGTPAAAQLKVAFSAGLTDSGVLGPFDEETTLVFSKTITNIGRAYNQTAGVFTAPVRGLYFFSFTAEDYLKGYMGLHLYRNNQPIVFSLDLNTHGGYASTSGGVALQLESGDGVRLSLPTSYRLYDDSRNLSIFSDFLLVPL encoded by the exons ATGGAGTCCAGACTGGCAGACGGACTCCACATCACCACAG CTCTGGAGGTCAGACTGAAGGTCAGTGAGGAATATCTGGAGACGGAGCACACAG CTCCCGGCTGGGGGGGCGCGAGGAGGCCGAGCGGCGGCACTCCGGCAGCAGCTCAG CTGAAGGTGGCCTTCAGCGCCGGGCTGACGGACTCCGGGGTCTTGGGCCCCTTCGACGAGGAGACGACGCTGGTCTTCTCCAAGACCATCACCAACATCGGCCGGGCCTACAACCAGACTGCAG GTGTGTTCACGGCTCCCGTCAGAGGACTCTACTTCTTCAGCTTCACGGCAGAAGATTACCTGAAGGGTTACATGGGTCTCCACCTGTACCGGAACAACCAGCCAATCGTCTTCAGCCTGGACCTCAACACCCACGGTGGCTACGCGTCCACGTCCGGCGGCGTGGCGCTGCAGCTGGAGAGCGGCGATGGCGTCCGCCTCAGCCTGCCGACCAGCTACCGACTCTACGACGACTCGCGCAACCTCAGCATCTTCTCCGACTTCCTGctggtccccctctga